A stretch of the Coleofasciculus chthonoplastes PCC 7420 genome encodes the following:
- a CDS encoding HEAT repeat domain-containing protein, whose protein sequence is MSRVENLLQQCTVKLSLPGRMGWGTGFFVAPEWILTCAHVVKKAEGEPVQVRWQTQENWSQAVVEELRPDPYDLALLRVRLPTDDYPPCVYLDGAIQSRDLLYLFGYPDQEFDNGCPVTFNCEGVTGDEPGLIKFKLGQVRPGMSGAPLLNQRTGKVCGMVKFTRDRSFDLGGGAVPTTAILQQFPQLQELQQQFHQRDRRWRDLVLKPSDIDFQPYLTAVTTKYEKWWQLYTLTDAESKQRQSEDVTPIFDFGLMVQMVKKEEPEQRQEEKEREQRQKEKVERFSVLEGLRKYAQEQVLLVGRPGSGKSTALARLLLEEATTVLNSSPSGNSDTAGELEKPNPPAPFPAREGGASKPLPVAGRGLGRGQTPQLVTSSINSGRGESTLIPVLVELRYWQGSITQLILNAFTRNELPLREAQLETVLSRSLILFDGVNELPSEEARSQLSDFRRNHPTVPMIFTTRDLSLGGDLGIEKKLEMQPLTEAQMQDFIRAYLPEQAKEMLHQLGDRLREFGKTPLLLWMLCSLFQQTNEIPENLGLVFQLFTQGYERNLKQDVVIESDRDWWKSVLQQLAWVMMQGETPTELRVGIPREEAVQAIAQFLHGKVAYGEDFARKCLRDLQKYHLIQAGTGNQELEFRHQLIQEYYAAEALLARLPTLSDGVLKREYLNYLKWTEPIALMLALLEDRRAVQLVQLALAVDWQLGARLAGEVKLEFQEQTVGYVEALDVPAWLKVQHLRETRSDSAIPGLLKLVEDSDYHVRCSAANALGYIGSERAIPALLKLVEDSHTYVRRRAADALGYIGSERAISALLKLVEDSDYGVRCNAANALGYIGSERAITVLLKLVEDSDCSVRSSATDALGKIGSERAITVLLKLVKHSDSSVRYRAAEALSNISSQTAISAFLELAKDSDYYVRWMATISLGKIGSERAISALLKLVKDSDCNVLKSAAYALVKIDSERVIPTLLKLVKHPDSFVRSSATNSLVKIGSERATIVLLKLVEDSDCSVRSSAAESLGNISSQTAITVLLKLVEDSNYSVRWSAAKALGNISSQTAITALLKLVEDSNYSVRRRAADALGKIGSKRAICALLKLVEDSDSDVRRSAAKALGNISSQMAIPGLLKLVEDSDSDVRRSAAKALGKIGSEKVIFALFKLIKDSDSGVRSSAAYALGKIGSERTISALLKLVEYSDYHVRSSAAYALGKIGSETAIPSLLKRLEDLDSSVRRSAAEALGKIGSQAAIPALLKLVEDSEYWVHRSATDALGEIAKKDTEAITQYLPYLLTLIPTNSGQDALSVILAIQENCKFYNYEIWQEAPSRE, encoded by the coding sequence ATGAGTCGCGTCGAGAATCTGTTGCAACAATGCACGGTGAAGCTCTCCCTTCCGGGTCGCATGGGTTGGGGAACAGGCTTTTTTGTGGCTCCAGAATGGATTCTCACCTGCGCTCATGTGGTGAAAAAGGCAGAAGGGGAACCGGTTCAGGTACGCTGGCAAACCCAGGAGAATTGGTCACAGGCGGTAGTGGAGGAATTGCGCCCTGATCCGTATGATTTAGCGCTGTTGCGGGTGAGGCTTCCGACTGATGATTATCCGCCTTGTGTGTATTTGGATGGGGCGATTCAATCCCGCGATCTGCTCTATCTATTTGGTTATCCGGATCAAGAGTTTGACAATGGTTGTCCGGTGACGTTTAACTGTGAAGGTGTAACCGGGGATGAGCCAGGATTAATTAAGTTTAAATTGGGACAAGTGCGTCCAGGGATGAGTGGCGCACCGTTGCTGAATCAGCGAACGGGTAAGGTTTGTGGGATGGTTAAGTTTACCCGCGATCGCTCGTTTGATTTGGGGGGTGGTGCTGTACCCACTACCGCGATTTTGCAGCAGTTCCCCCAATTGCAAGAGTTACAGCAGCAGTTTCATCAACGCGATCGGCGCTGGCGGGATTTGGTTCTCAAGCCGTCTGACATTGATTTTCAGCCCTATTTAACGGCAGTTACTACCAAATATGAGAAGTGGTGGCAGCTTTACACCTTAACTGATGCTGAAAGCAAACAACGGCAGTCTGAAGATGTGACACCGATTTTTGACTTCGGGTTGATGGTGCAGATGGTGAAAAAGGAGGAGCCAGAACAGCGACAGGAAGAGAAAGAGCGAGAACAGCGACAGAAAGAGAAGGTTGAGCGATTTTCAGTGCTGGAAGGGCTGCGGAAGTATGCCCAGGAGCAGGTTTTGTTAGTCGGGCGCCCCGGATCAGGAAAGTCTACGGCGTTGGCACGGTTACTGTTGGAAGAGGCGACAACTGTCCTGAACTCCAGTCCCTCTGGCAATTCTGATACTGCTGGCGAATTGGAAAAACCTAACCCCCCAGCCCCCTTCCCTGCGAGGGAAGGGGGAGCCTCTAAGCCCCTCCCCGTGGCGGGGAGGGGTTTGGGGAGGGGTCAAACCCCTCAGTTAGTGACCAGCAGTATCAATTCTGGGAGAGGGGAGTCAACCCTAATTCCGGTATTGGTGGAACTGCGTTACTGGCAAGGTTCAATTACCCAATTAATTCTCAATGCCTTTACTCGAAATGAACTCCCCTTAAGGGAGGCACAACTGGAAACCGTTTTGTCACGATCGCTAATCCTCTTTGATGGGGTGAATGAGTTACCGTCAGAGGAAGCGCGATCGCAGCTTTCTGATTTTCGCCGCAATCATCCCACAGTACCGATGATTTTCACCACACGGGATTTGAGCCTGGGGGGAGATCTGGGGATTGAGAAAAAGCTGGAAATGCAGCCGCTTACGGAAGCGCAAATGCAGGACTTTATCCGGGCATACTTGCCAGAACAAGCGAAGGAAATGCTGCACCAACTGGGTGATCGCTTACGAGAGTTTGGGAAAACGCCGTTGCTGCTGTGGATGCTATGTAGCTTGTTTCAGCAGACAAACGAAATTCCAGAGAATTTGGGGTTGGTGTTTCAGTTATTTACTCAGGGGTATGAGCGCAACCTGAAACAGGATGTGGTGATTGAGAGCGATCGCGACTGGTGGAAATCGGTGCTGCAACAGTTGGCGTGGGTAATGATGCAGGGAGAGACGCCAACGGAACTACGGGTAGGGATTCCACGGGAAGAAGCAGTACAGGCGATCGCGCAATTTCTCCATGGCAAGGTGGCGTATGGAGAGGATTTTGCCCGCAAATGTCTGCGGGATTTACAGAAGTATCATCTAATTCAGGCGGGAACAGGTAATCAGGAGTTAGAGTTTCGCCATCAACTGATTCAGGAATATTACGCAGCCGAGGCATTGTTGGCACGGTTGCCAACGTTGAGTGATGGTGTGCTGAAACGGGAGTATCTCAACTACCTAAAATGGACAGAACCAATCGCGTTGATGTTGGCACTGCTGGAGGATAGGCGGGCGGTGCAGTTGGTACAACTGGCATTGGCAGTGGATTGGCAGTTAGGAGCGCGGTTAGCAGGGGAAGTAAAGTTAGAGTTTCAGGAACAGACGGTTGGGTATGTGGAGGCGTTGGATGTACCCGCTTGGTTAAAAGTTCAGCATTTGCGGGAGACGCGATCGGATAGTGCCATTCCCGGTTTGCTTAAACTGGTGGAAGATTCGGATTATCATGTGCGTTGTAGTGCCGCCAATGCGTTAGGTTATATCGGTTCCGAGAGGGCGATTCCTGCCTTGCTCAAACTGGTGGAAGATTCTCATACTTATGTGCGGAGGAGAGCCGCCGATGCGTTAGGTTATATCGGTTCCGAGAGGGCAATTTCTGCCTTGCTTAAACTGGTGGAAGATTCGGATTATGGTGTACGTTGCAATGCCGCCAATGCGTTAGGTTATATCGGTTCCGAGAGGGCGATTACTGTCTTACTCAAACTGGTGGAAGATTCGGATTGCTCTGTGCGTAGTAGTGCCACCGATGCCTTAGGAAAAATTGGTTCTGAGAGAGCGATTACTGTTTTACTCAAACTGGTAAAACATTCTGACTCTTCTGTACGTTATAGAGCCGCTGAAGCCTTGAGTAATATCAGTTCACAGACAGCTATTTCTGCCTTTCTTGAACTAGCAAAAGACTCTGACTATTATGTGCGTTGGATGGCTACAATTTCCTTGGGTAAAATTGGTTCCGAGAGGGCAATTTCTGCATTGCTAAAACTGGTAAAAGATTCGGATTGTAATGTGCTTAAGAGTGCCGCCTATGCGTTAGTTAAAATCGATTCAGAGAGGGTAATTCCCACCTTACTCAAACTAGTAAAACATCCTGACTCTTTTGTGCGTAGTAGTGCCACAAATTCCTTAGTTAAAATCGGTTCTGAGAGGGCGACTATTGTCTTACTCAAACTGGTAGAAGATTCGGATTGCTCTGTGCGTAGTAGTGCGGCTGAATCCTTAGGTAATATCAGTTCACAGACAGCAATTACTGTCTTACTCAAACTGGTGGAAGATTCTAACTATTCTGTGCGTTGGAGCGCCGCTAAAGCCTTAGGTAATATCAGTTCACAGACAGCGATTACTGCCTTGCTCAAACTGGTAGAAGATTCTAACTATTCTGTGCGTAGGAGAGCCGCCGATGCCTTAGGTAAAATAGGTTCAAAGAGGGCAATTTGTGCATTGCTAAAACTGGTGGAAGATTCGGATTCTGATGTGCGTAGAAGTGCAGCTAAAGCCTTAGGTAATATCAGTTCACAGATGGCAATTCCTGGTTTGCTAAAACTGGTGGAAGATTCGGATTCTGATGTGCGTAGAAGTGCAGCTAAAGCCTTAGGTAAAATTGGTTCAGAGAAGGTAATTTTTGCGTTATTTAAACTGATAAAAGATTCGGATTCTGGTGTGCGTAGTAGTGCCGCCTATGCGTTAGGTAAAATTGGTTCAGAGAGGACAATTTCTGCATTGCTAAAACTGGTAGAATATTCGGATTATCATGTGCGTAGTAGTGCCGCCTATGCGTTAGGTAAAATTGGTTCAGAAACAGCGATTCCTAGT